A single window of Abyssibacter profundi DNA harbors:
- a CDS encoding efflux RND transporter permease subunit, with amino-acid sequence MNLTRLSLANPAALVVVVLLLVGVGTAALFKLPIQLLPPIDQPQISVSTFWRGAAPADMESVIIEQQERVLRNLPGLTQIQSNINQSRGNINLTFEMDHDMQRAYLDVINRLQQVPALPREANGPWVNLAGGNFSSGNAASLLVRAVDADDPRSPGDFHPVVDRYVEPALARIPGVAEVNLQSHRPEEVRIVLNAPRAAALGVQLSDITRAVSTAADVSGGFADVGRRQYTVRFMGKAPMDRLDELIVAYRGTQPIYLGDLATVSLQRVEQGGFTLRNGFPAYYITVAREAGSNTVEILDHINAVIEELNAGPLPEAGLALELSYDASVHIRRAIRLVQGNLLLGGLLATLVLFAFLRDLRSTLLVGLTIPVCLFAAFATLDLFNRSLNVISLAALAFAVGLVVDAAIIAQENIVRLRQSGLAVGEAVLRGATEVAPALFASTATSIAIFLPILFMSGPEGQLFSDLALTLSIAVVVSLVAALTVLPTASAHWLGRVPTADRMGGLWDRVTRGVLALTDRPSLRLLWILGLTVGAGALAWSLVPKADYLPRARSDNAWVNFSVPAGASQAALREDLGKTVVQRLAPHMTGEKQPQVAYYNLSSWGRWSGMAIYPADPKQADALMEVLRTDITVDLPDISSFVTMGSLLNFSGGGNRRIDVDIHGADLTQLLAAARAGMAAFGEAMPDVPVQPRPSLSLAEPELRVVPDDTRIAQTGLTRGDVGQAVRAYTDGLYVGEYFDGNNRHNVVIRADTWDTPEGLAELPLYTPQGGIQMLGELAWLERHVGPSELRRIDGQRTVTLRVFPPETVTLEEAIETIRAQVEPAITAQLGAEGSVRYRGSADGLEEALASMGRNLLYALLILLLILAAMYRSLWSAIIVLSVMPLAFAGGVTALTAMNLFTFQSMDLLTMSGFIILLGLVVNNAILLVDRTQRAEAEGLDRRDAVASAVRQRARPIYMSTLTSIFGMLPLMLMPGTGAEIYRGLAAIIVGGMLASALFTLLLLPSLLRLRFRRSKASAPEAGAAHGADTAQSGA; translated from the coding sequence ATGAATCTGACACGCCTGTCACTGGCGAATCCGGCCGCCCTGGTCGTGGTGGTCCTGCTACTGGTGGGTGTGGGCACGGCTGCGCTGTTCAAGCTGCCCATCCAACTGCTTCCGCCCATCGATCAGCCGCAGATCTCGGTCTCGACATTCTGGCGTGGTGCAGCGCCGGCCGATATGGAGTCGGTCATCATTGAGCAACAGGAGCGCGTACTGCGCAATCTGCCCGGGCTGACCCAGATCCAGTCGAACATCAATCAGAGCAGGGGCAACATCAATCTCACGTTCGAGATGGACCACGACATGCAGCGGGCCTATCTCGATGTCATCAACCGTTTGCAGCAGGTCCCCGCCCTGCCCCGCGAAGCCAACGGACCGTGGGTCAATCTGGCCGGCGGCAATTTCTCCAGCGGCAATGCGGCCTCGTTGCTGGTGCGGGCGGTCGACGCAGACGACCCGCGCAGTCCTGGCGATTTCCACCCGGTTGTTGATCGCTATGTCGAACCTGCGCTGGCGCGCATCCCCGGCGTTGCAGAGGTCAATCTGCAAAGCCATCGCCCGGAGGAAGTCCGCATTGTGCTGAATGCGCCGCGCGCCGCCGCACTGGGTGTGCAGCTCAGCGATATCACCCGTGCGGTCAGCACGGCAGCCGATGTGTCGGGCGGGTTCGCCGATGTCGGGCGTCGCCAGTACACCGTGCGCTTCATGGGCAAGGCCCCCATGGACCGACTGGATGAACTCATCGTGGCCTACCGAGGGACCCAGCCGATTTATCTGGGCGATCTGGCCACGGTGTCCTTACAACGCGTGGAACAGGGCGGATTCACGCTACGCAACGGGTTCCCGGCCTACTACATCACCGTCGCACGCGAAGCCGGCTCCAATACGGTGGAGATTCTGGATCACATCAATGCGGTCATCGAGGAACTCAACGCCGGCCCGCTGCCCGAGGCCGGCCTGGCGCTGGAGCTGTCCTACGACGCCTCGGTGCATATTCGGCGAGCGATCCGCCTGGTGCAAGGCAACCTGCTGCTGGGCGGCCTGCTCGCCACGCTGGTGCTGTTTGCGTTCCTGCGCGATTTGCGTTCGACCCTGCTGGTGGGCCTGACGATCCCCGTCTGCCTGTTCGCGGCCTTCGCGACACTGGATTTATTCAACCGCAGCCTGAACGTCATCTCGCTGGCCGCATTGGCCTTTGCCGTGGGCTTGGTCGTCGATGCCGCGATTATTGCGCAGGAGAATATCGTCCGGCTGCGCCAATCCGGACTGGCCGTCGGTGAGGCCGTTCTGCGCGGTGCCACCGAAGTTGCACCGGCTCTGTTTGCCAGCACGGCCACCAGCATCGCGATCTTCCTGCCCATCCTGTTCATGAGTGGGCCGGAGGGCCAATTGTTCTCCGATCTGGCCCTGACGCTATCCATTGCCGTGGTGGTTTCGCTGGTGGCTGCGCTCACGGTCTTACCGACAGCCAGCGCCCACTGGCTGGGCCGCGTACCCACCGCCGACCGCATGGGCGGGCTCTGGGACCGGGTGACGCGCGGCGTACTCGCGCTGACCGACCGGCCATCGCTGCGTCTGCTCTGGATACTCGGGCTCACGGTCGGCGCAGGCGCGTTGGCATGGAGCCTGGTCCCCAAGGCGGACTACCTGCCGCGGGCGCGTTCCGACAATGCCTGGGTGAATTTTTCGGTCCCGGCGGGCGCCTCGCAGGCGGCACTGCGCGAAGACCTGGGCAAGACCGTCGTCCAGCGCCTTGCACCTCACATGACCGGCGAGAAGCAACCGCAGGTGGCGTATTACAACCTGTCGTCATGGGGGCGCTGGAGCGGCATGGCCATTTATCCGGCTGACCCCAAACAGGCCGATGCCCTCATGGAGGTTCTGCGCACCGACATTACCGTCGATCTGCCCGACATCAGCAGCTTTGTCACCATGGGCTCGCTGCTGAACTTCTCTGGTGGCGGCAATCGACGGATCGATGTGGACATCCACGGCGCCGATCTCACCCAACTACTGGCTGCAGCCCGGGCTGGTATGGCCGCATTCGGCGAGGCCATGCCTGATGTGCCGGTCCAGCCGCGCCCCAGCTTGTCGCTGGCCGAACCCGAGTTGCGCGTGGTGCCGGACGACACGCGGATTGCGCAGACCGGCCTCACGCGAGGCGACGTGGGTCAGGCCGTGCGCGCCTACACCGATGGGCTTTATGTTGGCGAGTATTTCGACGGCAACAATCGCCACAATGTGGTCATCCGCGCCGACACCTGGGACACCCCGGAAGGGCTGGCCGAACTGCCCTTGTACACGCCGCAGGGCGGCATCCAAATGCTGGGCGAGCTGGCCTGGCTGGAACGCCATGTCGGACCCAGCGAACTGCGCCGGATCGATGGCCAGCGCACGGTGACACTGCGCGTGTTCCCGCCCGAAACCGTTACGTTGGAAGAGGCCATTGAGACCATTCGGGCGCAGGTCGAACCGGCCATCACCGCCCAGCTGGGGGCTGAAGGCTCGGTGCGTTATCGAGGCAGCGCCGATGGGTTGGAAGAAGCCCTGGCGTCCATGGGCCGCAACCTGCTCTACGCCCTGCTAATCCTGCTGCTCATCCTCGCCGCCATGTACCGCTCGCTGTGGAGCGCGATCATTGTGTTGTCGGTGATGCCATTGGCGTTTGCCGGCGGCGTCACCGCGCTCACCGCCATGAACCTGTTCACCTTTCAGTCCATGGATTTGCTGACGATGAGCGGCTTCATCATCCTGCTGGGTCTGGTCGTCAATAACGCCATCTTGTTGGTGGATCGCACCCAGCGCGCCGAGGCCGAGGGTCTGGATCGTCGCGACGCCGTCGCCAGCGCGGTTCGGCAGCGGGCCCGTC
- a CDS encoding type B 50S ribosomal protein L31: protein MKADIHPNYRPVVFKDTSSDFAFLCRSTASSKETITWEDGNEYPLIKLDVSSKSHPFFTGKQSMADTTGKIDKFRQRYGISK from the coding sequence ATGAAAGCAGACATCCATCCGAATTATCGTCCGGTCGTGTTCAAAGACACGTCCAGTGACTTCGCCTTCCTGTGCCGCTCGACGGCCTCTTCTAAGGAAACCATTACCTGGGAAGACGGTAACGAGTACCCGCTGATCAAGCTGGACGTGTCCAGCAAGTCGCACCCGTTCTTCACGGGCAAGCAGTCCATGGCGGACACCACCGGAAAGATCGACAAATTCCGTCAGCGCTACGGCATCAGCAAGTAA
- a CDS encoding trypsin-like serine peptidase, producing MRFAALCLALSLPMAAIAAPHGLDPDNQLLAAQRISPLLVNAQSAPPAPAPRTPLIIAQGIESSASSDDTGVWEQAADRRWVWRAVVRADQAASVGVSLRNSPVLAGASITAYDPQGTRIEALRQRGDMLRSPLIGGDTLVLEVALPMGRAPATIHLAALHYGFMDPATGRRTQKSGSCNVDVVCPEGDAWRQEIKAVARYTFDVGLSTALCTGTLVNNTARDRRPLFLTANHCVSDSATAQSMTIYWNYETSTCGGTPDGSLNQSQSGASLLATGADSDFTLVELDNQPSAAFDVTYAGWDATETAACGVAAIHHPSGDEKRISFEYATLTQTQYSSDTPDATAQFWRVEDWDVGTTEGGSSGSGLWNEDHRIVGQLSGGGAACGNDEPDWYGRFSDNWDNGSANNSLRPHLDPTGSGDLTLDGMDDAGNTITANTALCGGLSGGGGSGGGSGGGSGGGSGGGSGGDGGSSGGGSGALPWFALLPLLGLAARRRRH from the coding sequence ATGCGATTTGCCGCACTTTGTCTTGCGTTAAGCCTGCCCATGGCCGCGATTGCGGCACCGCATGGCCTGGATCCGGACAACCAGCTGTTAGCCGCGCAGCGCATCAGCCCGCTGCTGGTGAACGCCCAATCCGCCCCGCCGGCCCCTGCGCCGCGCACACCGCTCATCATTGCGCAGGGCATCGAAAGCTCGGCGAGCAGTGATGACACCGGGGTCTGGGAACAGGCGGCGGACCGGCGCTGGGTTTGGCGTGCGGTCGTTCGGGCCGATCAGGCGGCTTCGGTGGGCGTGAGCTTGCGCAACAGCCCGGTACTCGCCGGCGCCAGCATCACCGCCTATGACCCACAGGGCACGCGTATCGAAGCGCTACGCCAACGCGGAGACATGCTCCGCAGTCCCTTGATCGGGGGCGATACCTTGGTACTCGAGGTCGCACTGCCAATGGGGCGTGCGCCGGCGACCATTCATCTGGCCGCCCTGCACTACGGCTTCATGGACCCCGCAACCGGCCGCCGGACGCAGAAATCCGGCAGCTGCAATGTGGATGTGGTCTGCCCGGAAGGAGATGCCTGGCGACAGGAAATCAAGGCGGTCGCCCGTTACACCTTCGATGTTGGCCTGTCGACCGCACTTTGTACCGGCACGCTCGTCAACAACACGGCACGCGACCGACGCCCGTTGTTTCTCACGGCCAACCACTGCGTGAGCGACAGCGCCACCGCCCAAAGCATGACGATCTACTGGAACTACGAGACCTCGACCTGCGGCGGCACACCTGATGGCAGCCTCAATCAATCGCAATCCGGGGCCAGCTTGCTGGCGACAGGCGCAGACTCGGACTTCACGCTGGTGGAACTGGATAACCAGCCTTCGGCCGCCTTCGACGTGACCTACGCAGGCTGGGATGCCACCGAGACGGCCGCCTGTGGCGTCGCGGCCATCCACCACCCCAGCGGCGACGAAAAGCGCATCAGCTTCGAATACGCCACGTTGACGCAAACCCAGTACAGCAGCGACACGCCCGACGCGACCGCGCAGTTCTGGCGAGTCGAAGACTGGGACGTTGGCACCACCGAGGGCGGTTCATCGGGTTCCGGACTCTGGAACGAAGACCACCGCATCGTCGGCCAACTCTCTGGTGGCGGCGCGGCTTGCGGCAATGACGAGCCCGACTGGTACGGACGCTTCAGCGACAACTGGGACAATGGCTCGGCCAACAACAGCCTGCGGCCGCATCTGGACCCCACTGGCTCGGGCGACCTGACCCTTGACGGAATGGACGACGCAGGGAACACCATCACGGCCAACACGGCGCTATGCGGTGGCCTGTCTGGTGGCGGCGGCTCTGGTGGCGGGTCGGGCGGAGGCTCCGGCGGCGGCAGCGGGGGCGGTTCCGGCGGTGATGGCGGCAGCTCGGGCGGCGGCAGCGGCGCCCTCCCCTGGTTCGCACTGCTACCACTGCTAGGCCTGGCGGCGCGACGGCGCCGCCACTAA